From Arachis hypogaea cultivar Tifrunner chromosome 3, arahy.Tifrunner.gnm2.J5K5, whole genome shotgun sequence:
CTTTCAGATTTTCTAGTAATGCAGTCATGTGTGATATCAGAGTGTGATGCAGGTGCATTGTTAGTATGTGGTGTGGTAATGGGTGCAATGGTATGAGAAGAAATTGGTGAGTGCATTGACCTTGAGAAATGTTCAtttgaaaaagatcaatgcattgtgGAGTACGAGTGGGTATCACAAAAATGTCAGTGCTAGTGGAATGTAAAAATGGAAAATGAGTTTCATAAAAAGTTACATTTCTAGATATGaaaatttcctttgattttaaatcaataagtTGAAAACCCTTTGTTCCTAATTTAAAACTGAGAAAAGCTATTTTTCTGGCTCTTGGgtctaattttgttcttgaatttgttaatgtggaGGCATATGCAAAAGAATCAAATACTTTTAAATATGAAAGGTCAGGTAAGTTACCATACAAAAGTTTGTAAAGACTAGCATTATCCAGATTAGTGTTGGGTTGCCTATTAATTAGGTAAATGGCGTGAGTAATTGCGTATTGCTCTGGTGTTTCTACACAAGAAGTTTGGTATAAAATTCCAGTTGATACAAAAAAGGATTTTAAAGTGAACTATGGCCCATTGTCAGTCCTTATACACTTGACTTGTTTTTAAATTATACTctgataaaatttataaaattaataactaattgtgatgcttcagatttggttttcataaaaaaaatccaagtaAATCTGATCTTGCCATCCACTACAGTAAAAAATACCTATGTACTTCATTGGAAAGGACAGAAATAGGACCCCAGATATCCATATGAACTAAGTCAAAACAATCTTTTATTTCAATTGTACtaagattaaaagataatttcttttgttttgcaaaatAACATGAATCACAAGGAAGTTTTGAAGCAATACAATCTATAAAAGGATAATACTTCTTTAGAAAAATCAATTAATGCATGGGTATGTGTCCTAATCTAAGATGCCAAATGTTGCTGTGCTCACTGTGTGAAGGTGTAGTGGGATGAGTAGTAGTTGTAGTTGCCGCTAATGAAGCTTGCTTTGTTGGAAGAGGGGAAAAGTAAGAGAATTCTGATTCTCTACTCATTGTATATAACCCTTCTATACACTTAGCAATGCCAATCATGTTTGATGTGGATCGATTTTCTATCTCACAATACTTATCGTTGATTAACAGTTGACAATGTAAGTTTGAGGTTAACTTTAACACAGAGATcagtttaaaatcaaaagaaggaatgtataaaacatttttgagaaaaaatttttttagagaaTGTGATTGTGCCAATAATGGTGCTAACAGTTTTTGTCCCATTTGACAATATTACATTGATTGGAGCAATATTTTGAAAACTTGCAAAATCTTTTAAGTCAAAAGTCACATGATCTGTTGCACCAGAATCAATGACCCATAGTGCAGATTTTAGAGTGATAATACTTATAATTCTCACATTAAAATGTAATGCAATGGTTTTACGTGGAGTGGAAGTCTGAATCGAATTAGTCAAAATTTGATGTCATTGAGTATATTATCATGCCCCTCAGTGATCACGTGATTGATGGTGGTGTTATGTTGCTGCCGTTGATAGAAATGGGAGGAGAACCCATGCTTCTTATAGCATACATCTTCTGTGTGGCCTTACTTGTTACTATGAGAGGAAGCTAATGTAGCTCCACGACCTCTACAATGGGAGGATCTGTTTACCATGTTCGTcattttgagaaatcaatgaatcacaGAATAATAAGGATTCATATCTTCTTCCTTCCAACTCGTTAATCGGAACAGCTATATTCATCAAGAAAGAATCTTGCGAAATAGcctctcatcaaactctattggatgagtttgaaggaagaggtaagaatggggggaaagaaaatgtcgaaagaaaaattagggataagaaaaaaatggcgaaattGGATTGGATCTCAattcacaacttttttttttaatttgattcacaGCTTGGTTGCTCTACACACTTACCGCACCATGAAGAAAATATCATGCCCTAAGTtgttcaagctgtgatgttgatCATGATTTGATGAACCAGAAGTGATTAAGAGAGGGAGAAAAATAAGTTCTTCTCATTGttaaagagaatgaaaaattccttttaaaaatatttgtttactctcactaaaaaataattataatagtaAGCCTATTATTGATAATGaaataatctaagtaacaaaaacAAATGTAATAGATTTTGAGTAATTgtgtttaatattaaaaaaatttgcatgGAAAAGAATTTTAACCTACAATATACTATATCAAATTACATATAGTATAAATGAAAAACACAAATTATATATGTACCCCTAATAGCAGAAATATAGAGGCTCAAAAATTTGGAAATGGCAGTAATGTCTGAAATGCACAAAAATGGTATAGTATAAGAAATACAAATGGACTATGAAAATTTGCTAGCTGCggtgttattttttgttttttttttttcattttgttggAATTAAAATTGTGTAAAAAAAGACTCCATATGAAAATCGTACGTAGCGAAAAAAGAATTGTTAAAAACATTATAATATGGcgaaaaaatgtaattttttgtgGATTAAAATTAACTAACTTGCGTTGGTCGAGTAGTTAAGTAAGTGTTGGAGTTTCAATCTCGTCTTGTGCATGCAACAATCCGCTTATGTACTctataatactaattgatcttcTCACTCACTACGTGttagacaaaaatattattatttagttaattatttaaataaataaatagaatgtaATATTGTTGTTAATTTGTGCTATATTATTTACATTTCAatcattattttatattatattaatgtAATATAAGAAAATTTATTGAACCGATTAAACAATTGAGTCATTGAATTATTGATTCAGTGGATCACAAGTTGATTCGGtcgtaattaaataattatataaaattttatattattatttgtccATGATAAATGTCTTTTTTCTTTAGTTTCATTTTGTATTcaattaattgttattttttaattttaataactcatcaattaatttataattattatcctCTTCAAGTATTTATAAATTCATATTTATTATACTCTTTaagtatttatagaaaaaaataaaagtaacaatctaaaaaataaaaaatatattagttaatacaaaaattatgtataaaaataatatttttttattttaattgtgttTGACTGgatcaatttaaattaattttaaataagtttaactaaattttattaggtttgacTAAGTTTAATCAAGTTAATTGTTTAACTAATTCAAATAATGATTTAACCCGAATTAATGATCAAGTTTTCAGTCCGACCAACTAAATTAGACCGAATTTGATAATTATACTTCAATGAGTGTAAGTGGCAATTATTGACGATAAAAATGAAATATCAAGACAAAATACAGAAATAATTAGTTGATCACAATTTGATGAGACAgttatttaattagttaattgaTCCTAGTTTGAAAATTGAAGCAGCCTTTAATAATGTTCAATTAGTGATTATTTTAAACAAATACTATAATCAGAtccatcttttttaaaaaatatttaaaaatttaaaaatattattcccAAATTCAATAGTATTATAAAGTaaaattgagaattttaaataatttttttaaaatttactaaaatatttgtattttttatttttaattaaaatttttttactttttatttgttcttatttattttttaaatttttgtctttaattttgtttctgacacttcatatattttttattgtttccaaattttatttttaaaactacaATTGAGATATTGAAATATCCATAAAAAAATCATCTTCGCACTTTAAATTAAAATTGTgaaacaaaactaaaaaattattaatttatttattgttaacaataaaataaaaaatctaataaaacaAATTGGCATGTTTAATGGAACATTGTCAATAGATTATATTATTATAGTTTTgtcaaaaatacaaaaagttataaacttACATGCACTTATGTAGTTCAACGAAATGTTGGAGAGCTCTGGTAGGATTTCTCGTGAAGAGGAAGATTTAGTTCAACAAAGTACAAAGAAAgtcaaaacaagaaatcatgtTGATCTTAATCGACCTAGTGATGAAATGGATATTAACCATCAGAATGGAGATACTCCTATGATAACCAAAGTGTCTTACAAGGAGTCTCTTCTCAAACCTGCCGGACCTAGTGTCAAGGATGACGACCTTGTTGCTAATCCCATCGATGAAGATGAACCAAACCCGAAAGACAAGTGGTACAAGACTGCTGAGAATGATGATCAAGTGGAAAAGCCATTTGATCCATGTCCCAAAATTTCAATATCCAAAGATGAATTCGATGAATGGTGTAAACCTTGGCGTGCTGCTCTCATGGTCAAAGTTCTAGGAAAATGAGTAGGCTTAGATTCATGGAGCAACGCCTCCAACGCGATTGGGCTAAAAAAGGTAAGATTAATGTTATCGACATGGATCGTGACTATTTTTTAGTTCATTTTGCAGATGAAGGTGACTATAATCATGCCCTAATGGAAGCCTTGGATGATTGCCGGTCACTATCTTATTGTCCAACGTTGGAGACCCTTCTTTTTATCTTCTGAGAAAGAAGTCAGAAAAGTTGTTATTTGGATTCGTATTCCCAACCTTCCGATCGAACTCTATAACCATAGATTTTTTTGGAGAGTGGGTTCAACTATTGGCCACATGCTTAAGATCGATCGCACTACATCGATTCATTCTAGAGGTTATTTTGCACGCATATGTGATCGAGATTGATCTGAGAAAGTAGTTAGTTCCCAAAATTTCTGTCTTTGGTGAGGTCCTAAATATTGAATATGAAGGTCTGCATCAAATCTGCTTCTCTTGTGAAAAATATGGCCACCGGTCAGATCATTGTAATGAGGCTCCGGTGGAAGAACCGGCGAGCCAAGTTAATGTTGATGGATAAGAGGAGAATATCAACTCTGATAATCAGAATCACATTGATTTCGCGGACCAAAATGGAAAGTCTCATGATTCCCGCAATCAAAGAATTTCAAGCAATAACCAAGATCCTCTTTGTTTCGGGCCGTGAATGATGGTCAAACGATCACTTAGAAGGGAAAAATGGCAATAATAATCCGAATAATCTTGGAAGTAATCAATGACATGATTCTTTCTATAATCATAGGTCTATTAATGAGGAAGATAACCAGGGAAAGGAACATGGGTCAAGATTCAATGCTTTGCATGAAGAAAGTGCACTAATCACGTTGGAGGGTGAACCACATCCAGAAGCCAAATCTTCAAGTATTACCAATAATTGGGCTTCTCCTAATAAGGCCCAAAAAGAGAAAGCAAATTTTCAGCCCATTAAAAAAAAGTTCTAAAGCAAGGTGCTGGCAAAAATTCCCAAATGGGCAAGAAACCTTTATTTAATAAAGTGGGGCCAGCCCAAAATGAGAAATTAGTGAAGCCCATCCCCAAAGCCACTACCAAGCCATCCTCCTCTTCGGTGGCAACTCCTAAGAACGTTCCCTCTCCTGCCCCTAAATCTAAAGATCCTGAAGTTGAAGCTATGGAGGGTGTCGTTATGAATTACATGCATCGGTTAGGGTGGGAGCAATACGAAACTGATGTTGCTGCATAAAAGGTAAAGATTCAATTTGAAGACTATGCGATTCGTTCTAACCCTATGATTGCTTCTCCTTCTACTGGTTCCTCTTCAAAGCCAATGGAGTTAGGGTACGAGTCAGGGGCAAGCGTTGGGAGACCTCCAGACGATGTCAATTCTCTCATTGTATGGAAGAACCCCAATAATGGGGCTGACTCCTGGGATAAGTCCGAATCGAGACCCCAGGCTCAAGCCTCGGCGTGATTTTCATCCTTGGTGATTCCCCCTTCTCTGTTTGTTTTGTGATGAATATTATAAGTTGGAATTGTAGAGGTGATGGAGGGAAAACTTTTTCTACTCTTATTAGAGATATTAGAAGAGAGTATAATGCAAATTTATTCTTCTTGAAACTCATATAAGTGGTTCGCGTGGGGCTACTGTTCATGACAAAATTGGATTTGATAATTCCTTTATTGTGGAAGCTAATGGTCATTCGGGAGGAATTTAGTGCTTATGGGACTCAGGTTCATGGAAAGTTGATATTTTAGAACATAATCAGCATATTGTTCATCTTAGGCCTACCAGTAATAATGCTGCTACCTGGCTCCTCTCTGCTATTTATGGCAGCCCACAACGCCCGAATAGAAGATCCCTTTGGATTTCACTCCATTCCCTGGCAGCCAATATCAATCTTCCTTGGTGCATCTTAGGAGATTTTAATGCTCTTCTTCATGACTATGAAAGACAAGGGAGTACTCATAGTGCTAATTCTGAAGCTTGCTCAGACTTTCAAAGTTGCATTTCTGATTGTGGATTGGTGGATTTAGGTTATATGGACTGGCCTTTTATTTGGAAAAGAGGTGATTTAGTCGAGAGATTGGATCGTGGTCTGTGTAACCTTGACTGGCAGCTGGCTTTCCCCGAAGCTAGCTTTAAGCATTTACCTAATTTCAGGTCTGACCACACGACCATCTTCCTCCAACTCTCTACTGAAGCCTCTTACAATAGACACAGAAGACCTTTCTGTTTTGTTGCTGCTTGGATTTCTCACCCTGAGTTTCACAGATCGGTTGAAAATTCTTGGAAGGTGCAGGATTCTTGGTCTGATGGTATAATAAGCTTAAAAAATTCTCTAGAAAATTAGAATTATGATGTTTTtggggatatttttaaaataaaaagaactcTTCTCAGACGACTGAATGGTATAACTTCAAGTCTTTCTCAAGGCAGTAATCAATTTCTTGAGAAGCTCCAAATTGATCTCTGGAAAGAATATGAAAATGTGCTCAATTAGGAGGAACTTCTCTGGTACCAAAAATCCAGGTGTAAATGGATTGAATTCGGAGATCGCAACACAAAATTCTTTCATGGGTCAACTATGATTAAACGTCGAAAAAAACAAGGTGACATCTCTCCTTGACCCTAGCGGTAGCCTTATAACTGATAATAATGCTATAGAAAATATGGCTTTTTCATTTTATGCTGATCTATATAATGATTCTCTTCCCGATCACCCTTTTGTCCTTAATAATGCCTTTCCTCAGCTTAATGCAAAGGATTTGTATAGTGTTGGCAGGAACATTTTTGAGCTGGATATTAAGGAAGCTATCTTTCATATTGGGAGATTTAAGTATCCGGGTAGGGATGGTCTCCAGGCTATCTTCTACCAAAGCCAGTGGGATCATCTTGGTCCTAACCTGTGCTCTTTAGTGAACCAAATTTTTGCTAATCCTGAAAAAATTGAGGAattaaatgagacccttattacTCTTATTCCAAAAACAGAGCAGGTGACGAGCCTCAAGCAACCCTATTAGCCTTTGCAACGTATCCTACAAAGTTGTTACCAAAATTCTTGCTAATCGGCTAAGAAAAGTCATGGAAAAATTAGTTGCTTCCACTCAGTGCAGTTTTGTAACTGGGAGGCACAGTACGGATAATATGTTTATTACCCAGGAGATTATTCATTCTATGAGAAGCAAAAAGGGGTCGAAAGGGTGGATGGCTATCAAAATTGACCTTGAAAAAGCCTATGATAGACTCAAGTGGAGCTTTATCTACGATACTCTCTCCGACGTTGGGCTGCCTCAACATATTATTCATTTGATTTATTGTTGCATTTCCTCTGCTAAGATAAGAGTTTTATGGAATGGAGAAGAGTTAGACAAATTCACGCCTACTAGAGGAATTCAGCAAGGTGGTCCCATTTTCTCGTATATCTTTGTTTTATGCATTGAGCGCTTGTCTCAGCTCATCGGCGCAGCTGTTCAGCATGGGATGTTCCTA
This genomic window contains:
- the LOC140183317 gene encoding uncharacterized protein, coding for MIASPSTGSSSKPMELGYESGASVGRPPDDVNSLIVWKNPNNGADSWDKSESRPQAQASAPTSNNAATWLLSAIYGSPQRPNRRSLWISLHSLAANINLPWCILGDFNALLHDYERQGSTHSANSEACSDFQSCISDCGLVDLGYMDWPFIWKRGDLVERLDRGLCNLDWQLAFPEASFKHLPNFRSDHTTIFLQLSTEASYNRHRRPFCFVAAWISHPEFHRSVENSWKVQDSWSDENMAFSFYADLYNDSLPDHPFVLNNAFPQLNAKDLYSVGRNIFELDIKEAIFHIGRFKYPGRDGLQAIFYQSQWDHLGPNLCSLVNQIFANPEKIEELNETLITLIPKTEQIRVLWNGEELDKFTPTRGIQQGGPIFSYIFVLCIERLSQLIGAAVQHGIKFLWGDSENFRKIHLINWDKVCSPKKLGGLGICHSGKINYAFMTKVGWGLIEKRDFLWTRTLHSKYGCGTDIIPKVERRRNESNLWKGIRKSWDNVQQNYIWRIEDGSKINFWNNNWVPNIGSLAPYANQVCMPINLKDKLMDFLTISDSWDYDRLATWLPDEISRRFCLFPRPPFGSKNTKLPGTLRLTALSISNQHTKS